From a region of the Zingiber officinale cultivar Zhangliang chromosome 4B, Zo_v1.1, whole genome shotgun sequence genome:
- the LOC121976307 gene encoding heterogeneous nuclear ribonucleoprotein Q-like, with protein sequence MSERQQSSEPEEQIDLDGDNDIEEEEDMMDEEDPLEEENVYSNVGEESGGEDVEGRGYGVGSGNDEDGDGEAGRTGRREKVSTLASVTDDAPESMQGGVEEEEEAEKQVETEDDEESRKRAELLSLPPHGSEVFIGGLPRDASEEDLRDLAEPFGDIFEVRIMKDKDTKESKGFAFIMFTNGDAAHKAIEGIHEKEFKGRKLRCSLSQAKHRLFVGNVPKSLTEEELRNILEESGPGVENVEIFKDPQNPTRNRGFLFVEYYNHACAEYARQKMTTPNFKLDGTNPTISWADPKNSADSSAASQVKAIYVKNLPETVTSEQLKELFESNGEITKVVLPPAKAGQSKRDFGFIHFAERSSALKAVKGTEKYEIDGHTLEISLAKPQTDKKNDHSSKPGLLPNFPPYPPYGYPGSYGAGGYGAGGLGQPMIYGRGPMPAGMRMVPMMLPDGRLGYVLQQPGTQPPPPPPPRRGDRSSGSSDRGSRDIDGNRGRRYRPY encoded by the exons ATGTCGGAGAGGCAGCAGTCGTCGGAGCCCGAGGAGCAGATTGACCTTGATGGGGATAACGACATCGAAGAGGAGGAGGACATGATGGATGAGGAGGACCCTTTGGAGGAGGAAAATGTGTACTCAAATGTCGGGGAGGAGTCCGGCGGGGAGGATGTTGAGGGACGTGGCTACGGAGTGGGCAGTggcaatgatgaagatggagatggAGAAGCTGGTAGAACCGGAAGGCGTGAAAAAGTTTCAACTTTGGCAAGTGTTACTGATGATGCGCCAGAATCTATGCAAGGAGGtgttgaagaggaagaagaagctgagAAGCAAGTTGAAACTGAGGATGACGAGGAGAGTAGGAAGCGTGCTGAATTGCTCTCTCTTCCCCCTCATGGCTCAGAGGTTTTCATTGGTGGGCTGCCACGTGATGCCTCTGAGGAGGACCTTAGAGATCTCGCTGAACCATTTGGAGATATTTTTGAG GTAAGGATAATGAAGGACAAGGATACAAAAGAAAGTAAGGGTTTTGCTTTCATAATGTTTACAAACGGTGATGCAGCTCATAAAGCCATTGAAGGGATTCATGAGAAAGAATTCAAG GGACGAAAACTGAGATGTTCCTTATCACAAGCTAAGCACAGATTATTTGTTGGAAATGTGCCTAAGAGCTTGACAGAAGAAGAGCTGAGGAATATCCTTGAGGAAAGTGGTCCAGGGGTTGAAAATGTTGAAATTTTTAAG GATCCACAAAATCCAACACGTAACCGAGGTTTCCTTTTTGTTGAGTACTACAACCATGCCTGTGCTGAATATGCAAGACAGAAAATGACGACTCCAAACTTTAAGTTGGATGGAACTAATCCCACTATCAGCTGGGCTGATCCTAAAAACTCAGCAGATTCCTCTGCTGCTTCTCAG GTGAAGGCTATCTATGTGAAAAATTTGCCGGAGACTGTCACCTCTGAGCAACTGAAGGAACTTTTCGAAAGTAATGGAGAGATCACAAAAGTCGTTTTGCCGCCAGCTAAAGCTGGGCAGAGCAAGAGGGACTTTGGATTCATTCATTTCGCAGAGAGGTCTAGTGCTCTAAAAGCCGTTAAAGGAACTGAAAAATATGAGATTGACG GGCATACATTAGAGATCTCCCTTGCCAAGCCTCAGACAGACAAGAAAAATGATCACAGTTCGAAACCCGGACTTCTTCCGAATTTCCCGCCATACCCCCCTTATGGCTATCCAGGGTCTTATGGTGCTGGAGGATACGGTGCAGGAGGACTCGGTCAG CCAATGATATATGGCCGAGGACCAATGCCTGCCGGCATGAGAATGGTGCCAATGATGCTACCTGATGGTCGCCTTGGTTATGTCTT GCAACAGCCTGGCACACAGCCCCCTCCGCCGCCGCCACCTCGTCGCGGTGACCGCAGCAGTGGATCAAGCGATAGGGGAAGTCGGGACATAGATGGTAACCGCGGGCGCCGCTACCGCCCTTACTAA